GGCATTGAAATCCGTCTTCACAACATCATTTACGAAGTGATGGATGACATCAAAAACGCGATGGAAGGATTGCTTGCACCTAAAATCACCGAGAAATTTTTGGGACGTGCCAATGTCAAACAGGTTTTCAAAATTACCAAGGTCGGTACCATCGCCGGTTGCATGGTGAGCGACGGGATCATCCGCAGAAATTGTCAGCTCCGTCTCATCCGGGATGGCCAGATTATTTATCAGGGTAAACCCGCCTCTTTGAAACGCTTTAAAGACGATGCCCGCGAAGTCACTGCCGGCATGGATTGCGGTATCGCGATTGAAAATTTCAACGACATCAAAGAAGGGGATGTTTTGGAAGCTTTCATTATGGAAGAAACGGCGCAAAAACTGCTATAGACCATGGACCGCGGACAATGGACCATAGACCAAAAAACAAAAAAGGTAGTAAGTCCCTTGTCCATAGTCCATGGTCCGTGGTCCATGGTCCGCTTTCCACGGTCCTTTCCGCCATCAAGACCGGCCGCCGGTTTCTTGTTGTCAGTCATTATCATCCCGACGGGGATGCGCTTGGTTCCACTTTGGCTCTGGGACTTTCCTTAAAAAAATTAGAGAAAAAAGTGGTGATGTATAACCGGGACAGGGTTCCCTATAACCTGAAATATCTGCCCGCGAGTTCCTCCATCACACAAACGCTTCCCAATATCTCTTTTGATTACACATTCATTGTTGATTGCGCCCAGCCCAAACGCGTGAGTGACGACTTTGCGAAAGCGCTCGAAGCAAAGCGTTTGGGAAAATTATTGTGTCTCGACCATCATCTGCTCGATTACAAAGTTGGAGATGTTGACTGGATCGATCCGAAAGCGGCGTCAACCGGTTGTGTAATCTGGAAACTTTTGAAAACGCTGAAGCTTCATAAAAATAAAGATATCGCCAATCTGGTTTATTGCACTCTCACCGTGGACACCGGTTCTTTTCGCTATTCCAATACAACGGCCGATGTTTTTAAGATGGCAGGCGAGTTGCTCCGTTACGGTGCAGACCCGTGGCTCGCGGCGCGAAATCTTGAAGAATCAAACCCGTCGGAGCGCTATGTTTTGCTGGGGCTGGCCCTCCGGTCACTTTTTGTCGGCATGAACGGAGAATATGCGTCGATGGATGTAACGCAGTCGATGCTCAAAGAATCAGGCGCCGGAGACGATCTCTCGGAAGATTTTGCGAATTACCCGCGCTCCATTAAAGGCGTGGAAGTCTCCGCTCTTTTTCGGGAGATGGAAGATTTGCGCATCAAGGTGAGTCTTCGTTCCAAACTCAGAGTCGATGTCTCCAAAGTCGCCAAAAGTTTCGGTGGTGGCGGACACGTACATGCTGCAGGGTGTATTCTCCGCTGTGATTTAACCAGCGCCAAGAAGCAGATTGAGACAGAGGTGCGTAAAAAACTAAAAAATAAAAAATTTTGATTTTTGATATGTGTCTTTGGTTTCTAATTTTTGGTTTTTAATTTTTTATGAACGGCATTCTTGTTGTCGACAAACCCTCTGGGCCCACTTCTCACGATATTTGCCAATATTTCAAACACCAACTTGGAGTGAAAAAAGTGGGACACGCGGGAACGCTTGATCCTCTGGCCAGCGGTGTTTTGATTTTATTGATTGACGGCGCCACCAAACTTCAAAGTGTTTTCATGGGAAAAGAAAAAGAATACGAATTTACAATTCGTCTAGGTGTTGCGACCGACACGTATGATTCTGAAGGGAAGGTCGTTCAGGAATCCCCGATGCCAAGCGATGCAGTGGAACAAATTCAAAGCATGTTGCAGGAATTTCGCGGCGAAATTTTGCAAACGCCTCCGGCATATTCGGCCCTCAAAAAAAATGGAAAACCTTTTTACAAACTGGCCAGAGAAGGAAAAGAAGTGAAACCGGAACCTCGCAAAATAACAGTTTATGCTCTGGAAATAATTCATCATGTTCTGCCCTTTGTGACATTAAGGGCGCGTTGTTCTTCGGGAACCTACGTCCGCTCCATCGCACACGACATCGGACAAAAACTCGCCTGCGGTGCCCACGTCACCGCCTTGCGACGTTTACGCTCCGAACCGTTTGGGGTAGAGGATGCAATCAAGATTGAATGGTGATGCGCTAACAATTGTCATTCCCGCGAAGGCGGGAATCCAGTCTTTATAACAATTTCTGGATCCCTGCCTTCGCAGGGATGACAAGAAAATGGATTACTCCGACAGACTTTTAAGAACTCCTCGCCTGATTTTTGATGGTGAGAAGTAGGTCGACCAGTACGCGCGTTCCCATTTCACCTTCGGCAACAATCTCTTCGCGGAGTCTTTCAAGCGCCGCTTCATCGGTTAATGTCAGCAAACGCCCGATTTTTTCGCTGACGCGATTCCATTCCGGTGAAAGGCGGGCATGCACTTGCTTGATGGCCGGATTTTCTTTTTCCTGTTTTTGCATGACTTCATCTACCGATGCGACAAAATCTTTCATCTCCCAATCTTTTACAGGGGCTCGCGTCGCCCCCTCCACCGGCAAAGCCGGCGGAGCCTCCTCCTCTCGCTCGCTTTGCTCGCTTTTATGCTTCTTATGTTTTTTGGTGCGCGGGGTTTTTTTCTTCATTTTTTCTCCTCCAAGTTATGCATAATTTCTTTTGCCAGCGCCTGCAATTGTTCTTTTGTGTTTAAGGTTGGATCATCGAGCACCCGTTCAACCAATTGTTTGAGAATTTTTCCCATTCCGGGTCCGGGAGGAATGCCGCCTGCAATCAAATCATGTCCCGTGATTGCGAGATCGCCGGGACCAAACGGCGGTTTTTTTGCCAACTCCGTGCGCACGCGCTGGCGCATATTCGCAACCCCTTTGACAGAGCGAGGATGTTTGCCTCCGCGGTTATCGGCGAGTCGCAAATCGAGTAATTTATAAATTAGAGGTTCACCGATTTTGTGGACAAAACGGCGGATCGCCTTATCGGTGAAATACGATTTTGTTTCAAACATGTGATGCAGAACAAGGGTCTCCACATTTTTTGGATTGATTCCAAGCGTGGTTACTTTCATCCTCTGCATCCATTTGTGAACAATACGCCGCGAAACAAGTTGATGTCCGTAGAAAACAATGCGGTCTTTTGCATCATCATATTTTCTGGTCGGCGTTTTTCCCACATCGTGGAAAAGGGCTGAAAACATGAGTTCCAAATCTCCGGGATTTTCCAGATATTCATCTGCTCTAGTGGCATCCAAAACACGCATTGTGTGTTTGTAAACATCATCTCCCGGGCGTTTGTCCTGCTCAATTCCAACCAGTGCGTCTACTTCCGGAAAGAGATATCGTAGTAATCCCACCTCCCGCATGATTTCAAAACCAACAGAAGGGACAGGGGCAGAAAAAAGTTTTTTAATCTCTTCGACAATTCGTTCGGCGGAAACGGTGGCGATCAAAGGGACACTGGTTTTCATGGCCTTCCATGTTTTGGGTTCGATTGTCAGACCCAATCGGGCGGCAAACTGAACGGCGCGAATCAGCCGCAACGGATCTTCCTCGAAGGCCATGTCAAAAACAATGCGGAGCGTTTTGTTTTCCAAATCTTTTCGTCCGTTGAAAGGGTCAATAATCTGTTCAGTTTTTATGTTGAGAGCCATGGCGTTAATCGTAAAATCACGTCTTCCCAAATCTTCTTCAATGGAAAGATTTGGATCAAAGGCAACTTCAAAGTCGCGGTGTCCCACTCCGGTTGAAATTTCTTTTCGTGGAAGGGCGATATCGTAAACGATTTCTGATTCCGCATGGGGTGTGAATTTCAGGACTCCAAAAGATTTTCCCACAAAAGCAACTTTGCCGTAAGGAGTTAGAAGATTCTTCAACGTCTCCATCGAAATTTTTCGAACGAGCAGATCTCTGTCCTTGTGAGGAATTTTAAGAAGCGCACCCCGAACGGTTCCGCCCACTTCATAAATTTCCCCTCCCGCTTGCCAGAGGGGTTCCAAAAATTTTAAAGACGATTTTGTCACAGGCCTTCAGATTTAACCAAAGATTGAACGGGAGTTTTATCTGCAAAATCACGGAACCAGTAATCAACAAGACGTAATTGGGGCAAATAGGATGGGCCGTTATTTTGTGGTGATTTGGTTTCCGGATTTTTCTGCTCGACGAGGCGCACCGCCATCCATTTGTTTTCCTTAACAAAGGGTTTTGCAATTCCCGACTTTGGTTTTTTAAGGGAAAGGAGGGTGGCATACTCCTCCACCGTTAACGCGCCCCCGAAAATTTTCTTCCGGTCTTTTAATCCGAGTGGGCCAACTTTTTCTGTTTTTAATTTTTCTTTTTTCAGAAGAGGGGTGGCTTCATTTCCCTTAAACCACGTTTCCTGAACGGATTCGGCAATTTCTTTTTTCCCCGCGTCTGTGATGGTGATGGTTTCAAAAGTCCATGTTGGTTGAAGAGGCGGCTCAGAAATTTTTTCTGTGTTTTGAGCCCACTCTTGGAATTTTTTGACAAGCAGATCGTTGCGGACCATGTTTTCGTAGGCAAAACCGTATCGGTAATAAAAATTGTTGATGTAGTTTTTATAACTGACCGGATCAAAATCTTTTTCAGAGGAAATAAAATTGGCCAACTCACGGTCGGTTACTTTAAATCCAAGTTGGGTAGAAAATTGTTCGATAAGGCTGGAGGTAACGAGTTGTTGCTGGACTGACTGTTTGATGCTTTTTGTAAGAAAGTCAGGGATTTCTCCCCCTTTGAATTGTTCCTGTAATTTTTCGTATTGGTTTTCATAAAAAAAACGAAATTGGGAAAGTGGAACGCTTTGAGCACCCACAACAAGAGCCACCGAGTCGAGGTTTTGTTCGTTGACTTTATTGAAACCAAAAAAGAAAACAAACGTGACAATGATAATGCTCAAAACCACTTTCAATCCCCACCCTGCATGTTTTCGCATGACCCCAAGCATTTGGGCTCCATAACTAAATTCCTCATTGAAGTCAATTTGGGAGAGGTAAAAAAATGCCTGCAAAACACAGAGCTTTGCAGGCATTTATTGAACTCTTAAAAAAACCGGGTCTTATTTCTTTTTCATTTCGAGTGCGAACTGGCCTTTTTTGGCCCAGCTTAAAATCTGGTCGGCATTGGTCACGGTTGGATCGATTACAGCGTTACATTCTTTGACACTGTAAGTACAGTTGGCTGAAAAAACGCCTTTCGATTTTTTAAGATGCTCGGCAAGTTTCATGTATTCGGCGTTGGTTGCTGTTGGGGAAGTGCCGGTGACTGTGAAAAATACGGTAGTCTGGCTGGCAGACGCTGTTCCAACATCTCCCGCCTTATTTGCGGTCTTCACTTTTTGTTCTTCGGTAACCGTTGTTGCATCAATTCCCGCTTTTTTCCCCTTCACCTGTTGTTCCGTCACCGTTGTGTTGGTGGTTGTTTCCGGCTGAGGGGTGGGTATGGCTTTCACCGTTGGCGCCGGTGCTGTCTTTGCTTCTTCTGCCATTGCGAAACCGCTCGACACGAGGACGGCGGCTACAACCAATAATACTATTTTCTTCATATTTCTCCTCCTTGAGGGTTTATCCCCCAGTTTATTATTGGGCGACGGCTATCAAAATTGCGTCCTATGAGCAAGGATATATCGTATGATTGCAACGGTTCAGATTTGATGTTAGTCAGCAATCCAAATTTAAGACTATGGACCATGGACCATGGACCATGGACCATGGACCATGGACTATGGACTATGGACTATGGACTATGGACTAAAACCAAGAAAGCAGTTGGTCTATGGTCCGTGGTCCATAGTCCTTCCACAGGAGGATTTTTATGTCAGAGGTCAGGATCGGTGTCATCGGCGGAAGCGGGCTTTACGAGATGGACGGTTTGAAAAAACTGGAAGAAAAATGGATTGATACTCCTTTTGGAAAACCTTCCGACGCCGTTATTATTGGGGAACTCGAAGGACAAAATGTTGCTTTTTTACCTCGCCACGGTCGCGGTCATCTTTTTAATCCTTCCGAAATCAATTTCCGCGCCAACATTTACGCCATGAAAGTTTTAGGCGTGCAAAATATTCTTTCCGTGAGCGCGGTCGGTTCGATGAAAGAAAAAATTGCGCCGGGGGATATTGTTTTGGTCGACCAATTTATTGACAGAACGCGCGACCGTCCTTCCACTTTTTTTGAAAAGGGAATTGTAGCGCATGTCAGTTTTGCCGATCCGGTTTGCCCGTCTCTTTTCAATCTCGTTTATGAGTCGTCAAAGGGAATCAAAGCCAAGATCCACAAAGGCGGAACCTATATTTGCATTGAAGGGCCGATGTTCAGTTCCCGTGCTGAATCCAAACTCTACCGCTCTTGGGATGTGGATGTGATTGGCATGACCAATTTGCAAGAAGCAAAGTTGGCCAGAGAGGCTGAAATTTGTTATACCACTTTGGCGCTGTCGACCGATTATGACTGCTGGCATGAATCAGAAGAAGCGGTGGATGCCTCGATGGTTTTGGAGACCATGAACAAAAATGTGGTGACGGCCAAAAAAATAATTCGTGAAACGGTGAAAAATATGGTTCAGAAGAAAAAATGCGGCTGTGGCGATGTGCTGAAATACGCCATTATCAGTGATCCCAGAAAGATCGGGCCCGAGGTGAAAAAACGCCTCGCTCCGATCATCGAAAAATATATCTAAGCGAGTACGTAACAAAATGGAAAGTATAGGGTCTTATCTAAAACGTCAGCGGGAGATGCGCAAAATTGGTCTTGAGGAAATTTCTCAAGCCACCAAAATCAGCATGAAGTGCCTTATGGCAATTGAAGCCGACGATTTTAATTCGCTTCCGGGATTTGTTTTCGCCAAAGGGTTCATCCGTTCCTACGCAAAAGCGATTGGGCTTGATGATGAAGAGGCCATTTTGCATTTTGAGGATTATCTTGAAACCGTTTTGGACAGTCCCCACCGAAAAAAAGAACGCTTTCGCTGGTTGCACACGGGTGGTCTTCAATTAAAACCGTGGGCCTTTTTTATACTGTTATTGGTGATCGTTGTTGTAATAGCCTATCTGTCATCGTGACCAAGCAAGACAAAGCCATTATTTTAAAAAATCATAAATACGGGGAATCGGATCTGATTGTCTCTCTATTCACACCGCAAAGAGGCAAATGGAAAGGATTTGCAAAGGGGGCGAGGCGTTCCAAAAAACGGTTCGGTGCTGGTTTGGAAATGGGATCTCACATCCAGATTGCCTACGAAGAAAAACCAAACAGGGATTTGGCTCTCTTGAAGGAAGCTTCCTTTATTACTTTCAACCCGAAATGGCGCTCATCGTGGGAAGCGATTGCGGTGGCTAGTTATGCGTTGGAGCTTGTTTATAAACTTTCTCCGGAACATCAGGAATCGTCAAAAAAATTTCTTCTGCTTGAAGATTTTCTTTCCCGTTTGGAGGTGGCTTCCGCCGTGGAGCTTCTCTTTTCCTTTCAAAAAGAATGGCTTCATCTTTCGGGGTGGGGGAGCGAGTTGGATTGTTGCGCGCTGTGCGGTCGCGTTTGGGAAAACAGGGAGAACTCCTCCCAACTTCAGGACGTTTTCGACCATTACTGGCAACATCTGTTGGATAAACCCCTTTCCTCAAGAAAGTTGCTAGCAGAGGCCGTTTTGTTGTAGAAAAAACCTATGCCACTGGAACCCTTTGACCAAGAAGAAACGATTTATAAAAAGATTCGGCCCTATATTGTCGTTTCTCTGCTGGTCCATCTTTTGCTCCTTCTTTTATTTGAGAAAATTCCCGAGTCTGTGACTCTTCCCACTCCGGGAAAAGAAGCCCCGATTTGGGTCGATTTAAAACAGCAGAAATACCAAATTGCGGATATCGACAAACCGGCGGAGGAAAAACGTCCCGACAAAAGTCAATTTTTGGGAATGTATGACAGCGCTGTTCCCGAAGAACAAGTCGCGGCAAAGCAGGGGAGGGACAGGACAATGGACCATGGACAACGGACCATGGAACAAAAATCAAAAATCAAAAATCAAAAATCAAAAACGAAGAACGAAGAACAAAGAACAAAGAACGAAAAACCAAGAACCAAGAACCAAGAACCAAGAACAAAGACCCAAGAACCGCCTCTGAAAGATTTATACAAATTTGACAAAGAATCTTTTACAACTCCCGCACCGCAAAAGAGCGCGCCCAAAACAATGGCGAGTGGAAGTCCGTCGTCTGCTTTGCCCGATGATTTCTATCCCGATTACAAAAAAGGAAGTCGCACTTATCTGAATGTGCTTCGCTATCCCGACATCCAATATTTCGTGTTGTTGAAACGGGTTTTCAAAACGACCTTTGATCCGATCGGCGCTTTGCGCGCGGCCTTTACCAATAATCAAATTACACGCGGTTCCGTCGAAACGGTTTTGGGTGTGACGCTCGATGCGAAAGGAAATTTGGCAGAACTTTTCGTTTTCAAAAGCTCAGGCATCAGTGAATACGACCAAGAAACCCTGCGCACCATCCGCGCCTCCGCTCCCTTCTCAACTCCCCCCCAAAAACTTCTAGACGCCGAAGGCGTCATCCGCATGAGCTGGACCTTTACGGTGTATCTGTAGCATATAAAATAATTTGATTTTTATATAAATTTTTTATATACTATGAACATGTTGGATTTATTAGTGAAATCTGTTGTTCGCCGTAAAATTGTTGGGCTGTTTGCTCTAAACAATAATCATTCATTCTATCCCCGTCAGGTTGCGTTGGCGATTGATGAATCGCCCCATGCCGTTGGTTTAGAGCTTCGGTTTCTTTGCAAAGGCGGGCTTTTGAAAAGTGCGCCGGAAGGGGGGCGCACCTATTACCAGTGGAATGAAGCTTATCCTTTTGCGGAGGCGTTGCAGAGGATTGTCGCGAAAATGCGTGAAAGGGGTGCCAAGGAATTCGTTTTGCTACCGGATATTGCCCAGCGCAAAAGGCTCGAAGAAAATCTGAAAAGGGTTTTGGAAGATCTCAAGAAATTTTATGATCCCGACAAAGTCATTTTATTTGGGTCCGTCGCAAGCGGGGCCATCGGTCCCCACTCGGATATTGACCTTGTCATCATCAAGAAAACAACACTGCCTTATTTCAAAAGAGTACGGCAGTTGACGGAACTACTGCGCTACGATGTTGACATTGATTTTTTTGTCTATACCCCGGATGAGTTTGACGAGGTGTCAAAACAAAAGCGGTTTTTCCGGCAGGAAATTCTGAAAAAGGGAAAAATAATTTATGAAAAAGCCGCATGAAAACTGGTTTTATTTTGCAAATCAGGATTTGGCTTTTGCAAAAGGCGGCCTGCGGGATGGTTTTTTTGCCCACGTTTGTTTCCTGTCGCAACAGGCGGTCGAAAAATCAATGAAAGGTTATCTTGTTTTTCAGGGAAAGGATTATCCCAAAACGCATGGCCTGATGACATTGCTTCGGCTGATGGATGTGGACTGGCTGGAGGAGCATCGTGTTTCCTTGAAAAGACTCTCCGAATTTTACGTTCCCCTGCGATACCCCGATGCCATTGCGGGTTCATTGCCTGAAGGTCTTCCTGACAAAGAAGATGCCGGAGATGCTTTTGAATGGGCCACCGCAATTGTTGAGACGATAGAAGCTCATCTCGTTTAATTTTTTATTTCAGGAATCAACACCGTATCTTTCTTCCAAACCGCATCTGGTTTGGGGTAGTCGGTATTATAATGAAGGCCGCGGCTTTCTTTTCTTTGCAGGGCGGATTGAATAATCAGGCTGGCTACCAAACTTAAATTGCGGAGCTCCAGAAGATTTTTGCTCAACTTGAAATTCCAATAATATTCGTTGATCTCCTCCAACAAAAGTTTGATCCGTTTGTCGGCCCTTTCCAGACGCTTGTTGGAGCGGACGATGCCCACATAATTCCACATCAGTGTGCGAATCTCTTCCCAATTTTGTGTGATCACCACTTCTTCATCAATATCGGTCGCCTGTTTTGAATCCCACGGTTGGATTTCCTCGGTGAGTCTTTTCTCTTTTATTTTTTGAATTGCATCTGTAGCCGATGCGGCGGCGCTAGCCGCGCTGGCGGCAAACGATGCCGCTTCCAAAAGAGAATTGCTTGCGAGGCGATTCGCGCCGTGCAGTCCCGTGTGGGCCACTTCTCCGCAGGCGTAAAGCCGTGAGAGAGTTGTTTGACCTTGAAGATCGGTGACCACACCGCCGCAAAAATAGTGGGCCGCCGGCACAACCGGAATGGGTTGCTTTGTGATGTCGATGCCAAACTTAAGACAGGTTTGATAAATTGTGGGGAATCTCTCGCGGATAAAACCGGCAGGTTTGTGCGAAATATCAAGCCACACATGAGGATCACCGCGTTTTTTCAATTCATGATCGATGGCTCGGGCGACAATGTCGCGCGTGGCAAGTTCTCCGCGCGGATCATATTTTTTCATGAAGGGTTCGCCGTTCAATAATTTCAACACGCCCCCTTCGCCGCGCAGGGCTTCTGAAATCAGAAAATTTTTCGCCTGAGGATGATAAAGACAGGTCGGGTGAAACTGCACAAATTCCATGTTGGCCAACGTGCAAGAGGCTCTCCAAGCCAAAGCCATTCCATCTCCGGAGGCGGTGTCGGGATTGGTGGTATAAAGATAAACTTTTCCAGCGCCACCAGTTGCGAGCAATGTGATCTTGGACTGAAACGTTTTGATTTCATTCGTCTCGGTGTTGAGCACATAGGCCCCGTAACACTGATTCGATTTATTTTTTTGGGAAGAGGGGAGATGGCGGTTGGTGATGAGGTCCACTCCCATGTGATGTTCAAAAATCCGGATGTTGGGATGGTCTCTGCAAGCTTTGACCAATGCTTTTTCAATTTCGAAACCCGTGGCGTCGGCGGCGTAAACCACGCGCGGGAAACTGTGTCCCCCTTCCCGCGTTTGCGCCACATGACCCGTCGGATTTTTTGTGAAGGCAACACCGATGCGAATCAACTCCTTAATTTGCACCGGCGCATTTTGCACCACATGACGAACCACATTTTCATGACAGAGCCCGGCTCCTGCCTGAAGTGTGTCATGAATATGATTTTCAAAAGAATCTTTCGGATCGAGAACGGCGGCAATGCCGCCTTGAGCGCGCGCCGTGGTGGCTTCGCCAATCTTCCCTTTTGTGATGATCGTCACGGAGCCGTGTGGCGCAACTTTGAGCGCATAGTAGAGTCCCGCCAATCCGCTACCTAACACCAAAAAATCAGTTTGAATCATGGCTCGTGCCTCTAACACAAAGCTTAAAATTTTGTCTCTTTTAATTTTATCCTATTTTATGTATTCAATCAGAGCATATTTCATATTGTCATCCTGAACACATTCGCTTTGCTCAGGGTAAACTCCGTGAAGGATCTGCTTGATAACAAATTGGATTCTTCGCGGAGTTTACCCTGAGCCCGAGCAGATTCTTCGCTTCGCTCAGAATGACAAAGCGAAGGGCTCAGAATGACAGGTTTCTGAACGATTTATTTGTGAGATATGCTCCAAGAAATATGCGACTTACTTTAAGCCAGCGATTTTTTAATCTTCCCAATTACATCACGATGGGGCGTTTTGTCGCCGTCCCCATATTAATGGTGATCATGATATTTATGGATGATCACAACCCCGCAAAAATTCTCCTGAACGTAAAACTGAGTAATGCCGCCGCTATTATTTTTATCCTCGCGATGGTTTCCGATATGGTCGACGGATATTACGCCAGAAAATACAAACTCATCTCCACTTTCGGTCAATTTTTTGATCCCTTGGCCGACAAACTTCTTTTTTTGGTGGCGATGATTTTTATGGTGCAGTTGGGGCGCATCCCCGCGTGGATCGTTTGCATTTTTTTGTCGCGCGAAGTGATCGTAACCGCCCTGCGGGGTGTGGCAATTGATGAAGGCGTGATGATTGCCGCCAGTCATTGGGGCAAATACAAATCAGCCCTCGTCAGCACTGCCACCGTGGGACTGCTGATTCACTACCCACTCTTTGGAATTAATTTCAGAATGATTGCATGGGTGTTCATCTGGCCAGCACTCGCTTTGTCGCTCGGCTCCGGCGTAGAATACACCGTGGGCTTTGTGCGTGCATTGAAGAAACTAAAACAGTGAATTTTCGAGGCCGACACTGTCGGAGCCGACATTGTCGGAGCCGACTTGACTTTCCTGATAAATATCTTTAGTTTCAAATTATGACCAAGATTAAAATCTGCAAAGAAAAGGATTGCCATAACGCCCAGAGCACACAAGGGTTTTGCCGTCTTCACTATTTAAAAAACTGGAAAAAGGTACAGACCGAAAAAAGAGGCAAAGCGACCAAGAGTCTTAACCGCTATGTCGAGTCGATTTTGAAACGCTACCCGGACCGGTACATGGAGCAAATCAAAAAAGACATCCGCTCCAAAGATTTTGACGAAAAAGTGGAGTCCCAATTTGGTCTGGAAGATGAACCCATCATCGTTTTTGATCCGAACACAACCGACGAAGAGTTAAACAAAATCCTAGAAGACCTAAAAATCGAAAAAGGTTTCTAATTTTCAAGTCACCTATAAACACTCATGGTTTATCATTCCCGCGAAGGTGGGAATCCAGTAATGGGAGTGGTGGAAAATGCGTTTTTCATGATTGTCATCCTGAACGCAATGAAGGATCTACTTGATAATATTGGATTCTTCGCTTCGCTCAGAATGACAATTTGAAAATTTCAGCATTTTCCACCACTCCCGTAATTTCAAACACGTCTGGATTCCGGCCTTCGCCGGAATGACAAATGAAGGAAGATGCCTTTAAGATTTTTTGCGGG
This region of Deltaproteobacteria bacterium genomic DNA includes:
- a CDS encoding DHH family phosphoesterase: MDHRPKNKKGSKSLVHSPWSVVHGPLSTVLSAIKTGRRFLVVSHYHPDGDALGSTLALGLSLKKLEKKVVMYNRDRVPYNLKYLPASSSITQTLPNISFDYTFIVDCAQPKRVSDDFAKALEAKRLGKLLCLDHHLLDYKVGDVDWIDPKAASTGCVIWKLLKTLKLHKNKDIANLVYCTLTVDTGSFRYSNTTADVFKMAGELLRYGADPWLAARNLEESNPSERYVLLGLALRSLFVGMNGEYASMDVTQSMLKESGAGDDLSEDFANYPRSIKGVEVSALFREMEDLRIKVSLRSKLRVDVSKVAKSFGGGGHVHAAGCILRCDLTSAKKQIETEVRKKLKNKKF
- the truB gene encoding tRNA pseudouridine(55) synthase TruB: MNGILVVDKPSGPTSHDICQYFKHQLGVKKVGHAGTLDPLASGVLILLIDGATKLQSVFMGKEKEYEFTIRLGVATDTYDSEGKVVQESPMPSDAVEQIQSMLQEFRGEILQTPPAYSALKKNGKPFYKLAREGKEVKPEPRKITVYALEIIHHVLPFVTLRARCSSGTYVRSIAHDIGQKLACGAHVTALRRLRSEPFGVEDAIKIEW
- a CDS encoding HD domain-containing protein, which gives rise to MTKSSLKFLEPLWQAGGEIYEVGGTVRGALLKIPHKDRDLLVRKISMETLKNLLTPYGKVAFVGKSFGVLKFTPHAESEIVYDIALPRKEISTGVGHRDFEVAFDPNLSIEEDLGRRDFTINAMALNIKTEQIIDPFNGRKDLENKTLRIVFDMAFEEDPLRLIRAVQFAARLGLTIEPKTWKAMKTSVPLIATVSAERIVEEIKKLFSAPVPSVGFEIMREVGLLRYLFPEVDALVGIEQDKRPGDDVYKHTMRVLDATRADEYLENPGDLELMFSALFHDVGKTPTRKYDDAKDRIVFYGHQLVSRRIVHKWMQRMKVTTLGINPKNVETLVLHHMFETKSYFTDKAIRRFVHKIGEPLIYKLLDLRLADNRGGKHPRSVKGVANMRQRVRTELAKKPPFGPGDLAITGHDLIAGGIPPGPGMGKILKQLVERVLDDPTLNTKEQLQALAKEIMHNLEEKK
- a CDS encoding SurA N-terminal domain-containing protein — encoded protein: MRKHAGWGLKVVLSIIIVTFVFFFGFNKVNEQNLDSVALVVGAQSVPLSQFRFFYENQYEKLQEQFKGGEIPDFLTKSIKQSVQQQLVTSSLIEQFSTQLGFKVTDRELANFISSEKDFDPVSYKNYINNFYYRYGFAYENMVRNDLLVKKFQEWAQNTEKISEPPLQPTWTFETITITDAGKKEIAESVQETWFKGNEATPLLKKEKLKTEKVGPLGLKDRKKIFGGALTVEEYATLLSLKKPKSGIAKPFVKENKWMAVRLVEQKNPETKSPQNNGPSYLPQLRLVDYWFRDFADKTPVQSLVKSEGL
- the mtnP gene encoding S-methyl-5'-thioadenosine phosphorylase — encoded protein: MSEVRIGVIGGSGLYEMDGLKKLEEKWIDTPFGKPSDAVIIGELEGQNVAFLPRHGRGHLFNPSEINFRANIYAMKVLGVQNILSVSAVGSMKEKIAPGDIVLVDQFIDRTRDRPSTFFEKGIVAHVSFADPVCPSLFNLVYESSKGIKAKIHKGGTYICIEGPMFSSRAESKLYRSWDVDVIGMTNLQEAKLAREAEICYTTLALSTDYDCWHESEEAVDASMVLETMNKNVVTAKKIIRETVKNMVQKKKCGCGDVLKYAIISDPRKIGPEVKKRLAPIIEKYI
- a CDS encoding helix-turn-helix domain-containing protein, translated to MESIGSYLKRQREMRKIGLEEISQATKISMKCLMAIEADDFNSLPGFVFAKGFIRSYAKAIGLDDEEAILHFEDYLETVLDSPHRKKERFRWLHTGGLQLKPWAFFILLLVIVVVIAYLSS
- the recO gene encoding DNA repair protein RecO; amino-acid sequence: MTKQDKAIILKNHKYGESDLIVSLFTPQRGKWKGFAKGARRSKKRFGAGLEMGSHIQIAYEEKPNRDLALLKEASFITFNPKWRSSWEAIAVASYALELVYKLSPEHQESSKKFLLLEDFLSRLEVASAVELLFSFQKEWLHLSGWGSELDCCALCGRVWENRENSSQLQDVFDHYWQHLLDKPLSSRKLLAEAVLL
- a CDS encoding TonB family protein — encoded protein: MPLEPFDQEETIYKKIRPYIVVSLLVHLLLLLLFEKIPESVTLPTPGKEAPIWVDLKQQKYQIADIDKPAEEKRPDKSQFLGMYDSAVPEEQVAAKQGRDRTMDHGQRTMEQKSKIKNQKSKTKNEEQRTKNEKPRTKNQEPRTKTQEPPLKDLYKFDKESFTTPAPQKSAPKTMASGSPSSALPDDFYPDYKKGSRTYLNVLRYPDIQYFVLLKRVFKTTFDPIGALRAAFTNNQITRGSVETVLGVTLDAKGNLAELFVFKSSGISEYDQETLRTIRASAPFSTPPQKLLDAEGVIRMSWTFTVYL
- a CDS encoding nucleotidyltransferase domain-containing protein, whose amino-acid sequence is MKSVVRRKIVGLFALNNNHSFYPRQVALAIDESPHAVGLELRFLCKGGLLKSAPEGGRTYYQWNEAYPFAEALQRIVAKMRERGAKEFVLLPDIAQRKRLEENLKRVLEDLKKFYDPDKVILFGSVASGAIGPHSDIDLVIIKKTTLPYFKRVRQLTELLRYDVDIDFFVYTPDEFDEVSKQKRFFRQEILKKGKIIYEKAA
- a CDS encoding HEPN domain-containing protein; protein product: MKKPHENWFYFANQDLAFAKGGLRDGFFAHVCFLSQQAVEKSMKGYLVFQGKDYPKTHGLMTLLRLMDVDWLEEHRVSLKRLSEFYVPLRYPDAIAGSLPEGLPDKEDAGDAFEWATAIVETIEAHLV